A section of the bacterium genome encodes:
- a CDS encoding acyclic terpene utilization AtuA family protein → MGGKTLRFLAPNGHLGFAPLRLGSFELGVAAHPDFIVSDSGSDDIGPGPLGSDTCTSPKEWQRHDLEHILLASRRLGVPMLIGSAGDTGSNSRVDMYVEMIREIASRRHLAPFRLGYFYSEVPKDLVRRRIAAGETVAGLNGRADLTLAELEATDRIVAMAGIHPYNTLLDRGADVIIGGRSSDLAICAGPAISAGFPEALSYYLGKVLECASFCAEPYGAKESVIGEISMEDVKVTAMHPDQRCTIASVAGHAMYERSNPFFEYALGGELDMRGCRYEQFDARTTRITGPVWNPAAEPRVKLEGAGKVGERYVGIAGIRDPYTIANIDGVIGWARHAVEEKFGTAGYELHYQVFGRNGVMGDLEPVRTPAHELGLVVYGVAPSKEMAEEVCMIGTRQLFYARLPEVKGTAGGVAFPLDEVLPASAAYRWTVNHTLRVSDPLELFPLHLIDVGTGTPAGRGAGEAVSRR, encoded by the coding sequence ATGGGTGGCAAGACACTGCGCTTTTTGGCCCCAAACGGGCATCTGGGCTTTGCGCCGCTCAGGCTCGGCAGCTTCGAATTGGGGGTGGCGGCCCACCCCGACTTCATCGTCTCGGACTCGGGCAGCGACGACATCGGGCCGGGCCCGCTCGGCTCCGACACCTGCACCAGCCCGAAGGAATGGCAGCGTCACGACCTCGAGCACATCCTGCTGGCGTCTCGGAGGCTCGGGGTGCCGATGCTGATCGGCTCCGCGGGCGACACCGGGTCGAACAGCCGGGTCGACATGTACGTCGAGATGATCCGCGAGATCGCCTCGCGCCGTCACCTCGCGCCCTTCCGCCTCGGCTACTTCTACTCGGAGGTCCCCAAGGATCTGGTGCGCCGGCGCATCGCCGCCGGCGAGACGGTCGCGGGGCTGAACGGCCGTGCCGACCTGACGCTCGCGGAGCTCGAGGCGACGGACCGGATCGTCGCGATGGCGGGGATCCACCCCTACAACACGCTGCTCGATCGGGGCGCCGATGTCATCATCGGCGGCCGCTCGAGCGACCTCGCGATCTGCGCCGGCCCGGCAATCAGCGCCGGCTTCCCCGAGGCGCTGTCCTATTATCTCGGCAAGGTGCTCGAGTGCGCCTCCTTCTGCGCCGAGCCCTACGGCGCCAAGGAAAGCGTGATCGGCGAGATTTCGATGGAGGACGTGAAGGTTACGGCGATGCACCCGGACCAGCGCTGCACAATCGCGTCGGTCGCCGGGCATGCGATGTACGAACGGTCGAACCCGTTCTTCGAGTACGCGCTCGGCGGTGAGCTCGACATGCGGGGGTGCCGGTACGAACAGTTCGACGCGCGTACGACGCGGATCACGGGCCCGGTCTGGAACCCGGCGGCCGAGCCGCGGGTCAAATTGGAAGGCGCCGGCAAGGTCGGAGAGCGCTACGTCGGCATCGCGGGAATCCGCGATCCCTACACGATCGCGAACATCGACGGCGTCATCGGCTGGGCACGTCACGCGGTCGAGGAAAAGTTCGGCACCGCCGGCTACGAGCTGCACTACCAGGTGTTCGGCCGCAACGGCGTCATGGGCGATCTCGAGCCCGTCCGGACGCCGGCGCACGAGCTCGGCCTTGTGGTCTACGGCGTGGCCCCCAGCAAGGAGATGGCCGAGGAAGTGTGCATGATCGGCACGCGCCAGCTCTTCTACGCGCGCCTGCCCGAGGTGAAGGGCACCGCCGGCGGCGTGGCGTTCCCGCTCGACGAAGTGCTGCCGGCCAGCGCGGCCTACCGGTGGACCGTGAACCATACGCTCCGGGTGAGCGATCCGCTCGAGCTGTTCCCGCTGCACTTGATCGACGTGGGAACAGGCACCCCCGCCGGACGCGGCGCCGGCGAGGCGGTGAGCCGGCGATGA
- a CDS encoding DUF4387 domain-containing protein, with protein sequence MKTAKLSSLAKVVRSKNAGVDKITFDIIFADRDTYERTLKSGAVTKASVARLYDIPETRISDFVAFDPGCAIKFTVYRSRPSGSPGDPDIFGAQQYAPLLDLEVPLD encoded by the coding sequence ATGAAAACCGCCAAGCTCTCGAGCCTCGCCAAGGTCGTGCGCAGCAAGAACGCCGGGGTCGACAAGATCACCTTCGACATCATCTTCGCCGACCGGGACACCTACGAGCGCACGCTGAAGAGCGGCGCCGTGACCAAAGCGTCGGTCGCGCGCCTCTACGACATCCCGGAGACGCGCATCTCGGATTTCGTCGCGTTCGATCCCGGGTGCGCGATCAAGTTCACGGTGTACCGCAGCCGGCCGAGCGGCAGTCCCGGCGACCCGGACATCTTCGGGGCGCAGCAGTACGCGCCGCTCCTCGACCTCGAAGTGCCGCTCGACTGA
- a CDS encoding ABC transporter permease encodes MRWLRIVHRVLLAVPVALGVAVLAFFSLHLLPGDPVEIMLGDTNSSAATIRAAQHELHLDQPLPVQLELFFAQLARGDLGTSIVQHRPAAALIAGALPATIELTAATIVIAVLIAVPMGLASALRPRSWIDRAVLSTSLLGASMPAFWFGLLLILFFGVNARLLPTSGQIDPTIAVPPATGFLLVDGLLAGSGAALASVLRHLLMPALTLGVVFAAVLARTVRSSMIEVLHRRYVTTARAKGLPETAVVIKHALRNALIPAITVAGLQIGELLGGNMIVETVFAWPGLGRLVVNSIFARDYVVVQAAVMLYAITYVAANLAVDIAYTVLDPQMDVA; translated from the coding sequence ATGCGCTGGCTGAGAATCGTTCACCGGGTGCTGCTCGCCGTGCCCGTGGCGCTGGGCGTCGCCGTGCTGGCGTTCTTCTCGCTGCACCTGCTGCCCGGCGATCCGGTCGAGATCATGCTCGGCGATACGAACTCGAGCGCCGCGACGATCCGGGCGGCGCAGCACGAACTGCATCTCGACCAACCGCTGCCCGTCCAGTTGGAGCTGTTCTTTGCCCAGCTCGCGCGCGGCGATCTCGGCACTTCGATCGTCCAGCACCGGCCGGCGGCGGCGCTGATCGCCGGCGCGCTCCCGGCCACGATCGAACTCACCGCGGCGACGATCGTCATCGCGGTCCTGATCGCGGTCCCGATGGGCCTCGCGAGCGCGCTGCGGCCGCGCTCGTGGATCGATCGCGCGGTGCTCTCGACGTCGCTGCTCGGCGCAAGCATGCCGGCGTTCTGGTTCGGGCTGCTGCTGATTCTCTTCTTCGGGGTGAACGCGCGCCTCTTGCCGACGTCCGGACAGATCGACCCGACGATCGCCGTGCCGCCGGCGACCGGTTTTCTCCTCGTCGACGGCCTGCTCGCCGGAAGCGGCGCCGCGCTCGCGAGCGTGCTGCGCCACCTGCTCATGCCGGCGCTCACGCTGGGCGTGGTGTTCGCCGCGGTGCTCGCGCGGACGGTCCGCTCTTCCATGATCGAGGTGCTGCACCGCCGGTACGTGACGACGGCCCGCGCGAAGGGCCTCCCCGAGACCGCGGTCGTGATCAAGCACGCGCTGCGCAACGCGCTGATTCCCGCGATCACGGTCGCCGGGCTGCAGATCGGCGAACTGCTCGGCGGCAACATGATCGTCGAGACCGTGTTCGCGTGGCCGGGGCTCGGGCGCCTCGTCGTGAACTCGATCTTCGCCCGCGACTACGTGGTGGTCCAGGCGGCGGTGATGCTCTACGCGATCACCTACGTCGCCGCCAACCTGGCCGTCGACATCGCGTACACCGTGCTCGACCCGCAAATGGACGTGGCATGA
- a CDS encoding ABC transporter permease: MMGARPLPAGMPPILYPVRRHGVRALSSLRRVVRGLGAEPVGAAAAVLMLVYVLGAVLAPAIAPYSPAVTDLAARLAPPSAAHWFGTDALGRDVLSRTIYGARVSLLVGALTVGISAVIGTALGMAGAYFRGALDMVGARVVELLQAFPYLIFAIAMMAFLGPGFWNLIWALALKGWIEFYRLARGETLAQSNREYVEAARAMGYPTSWILVSEILPNIVNTVTVVALLRLGYFMVLEASLSFLGVGIPPSIPAWGSMISDGRSVLFVAWWVSTIPGLALLVLVLAVNLLGERMREILDPHTQGR; this comes from the coding sequence ATGATGGGCGCCCGGCCGCTGCCCGCCGGCATGCCGCCGATCCTGTATCCCGTCCGGCGCCACGGTGTCCGCGCCTTGTCGTCGCTCCGGCGCGTCGTGCGGGGACTCGGCGCGGAGCCGGTCGGCGCCGCGGCGGCCGTGTTGATGCTCGTCTACGTGCTCGGCGCCGTCCTGGCGCCCGCGATCGCACCGTACAGTCCGGCGGTCACGGATCTCGCCGCGCGGCTCGCGCCGCCGTCGGCGGCCCACTGGTTCGGCACGGACGCGCTCGGCCGGGACGTGCTCTCCAGGACGATCTACGGCGCACGGGTGAGCCTGCTCGTCGGCGCGCTCACGGTCGGCATCTCCGCGGTGATCGGGACGGCGCTCGGCATGGCCGGCGCGTACTTCCGCGGCGCCCTCGACATGGTGGGCGCCCGGGTCGTCGAGCTGCTGCAGGCGTTCCCGTACCTGATCTTCGCGATCGCGATGATGGCGTTTCTCGGCCCGGGTTTCTGGAACCTGATTTGGGCGCTCGCGCTCAAAGGCTGGATCGAGTTCTACCGGCTCGCCCGCGGAGAGACGCTCGCGCAGTCGAACCGCGAGTACGTGGAGGCGGCGCGGGCGATGGGCTATCCGACTTCGTGGATCCTCGTGAGCGAGATCCTGCCCAACATCGTGAACACCGTGACGGTGGTGGCGCTCCTGCGGCTCGGCTACTTCATGGTGCTCGAGGCGTCGCTCTCGTTTCTCGGCGTCGGCATCCCGCCGAGCATCCCGGCCTGGGGGTCGATGATCAGCGACGGCCGCAGCGTGCTCTTCGTCGCCTGGTGGGTGAGCACCATTCCCGGACTCGCGCTCCTCGTGCTGGTGCTGGCCGTCAATCTCCTCGGCGAACGCATGCGCGAGATCCTGGACCCGCACACCCAGGGGCGTTAG
- the metG gene encoding methionine--tRNA ligase, with amino-acid sequence MATYYITTPIYYVNDVPHIGHAYTTIAADVAARFKRLAGYDVFFLTGTDEHGVNIARVAERHQVSPQEWTNKIAGEFQTLWRRLNISNDDFIRTTEPRHARVVQAVFTRLYEQGDIYKGTYEGWYCAPCEAYYAETELGPGRTCPIHTTRPVEWTSEESYLFRLSNYRDWLLDYIETQPSAVAPEGPRSEVLSLLRSGLKDIAVSRTTFTWGIPVPFDPRHVIYVWIDALTNYITAAGYLEEPERFARYWPANVHLVGKEIVRFHAVIWPIILHAAGIAVPKQTFAHGWLTFGGQKFSKSLGTVLDPYALAQELAAESGAELGVAVDAIRYFLLREIPFGADGDFSKPALVHRFNADLANDYGNLLNRTLPLVERHFEGRIPPRGSETAPDAALRETTAGVVAQLDGLIDRLDFRGALEAIWGILAAANTYLDREAPWREIGAGHVERAGTIVYNTLEAGRIATVLLSPWLPAAGQRAWEQLGLESSPAAQRLPATGRWGGLRAGARVRPGTPIFPRIETRAAAKSESPANRKSTTAPAAPPPAAAGEAAGTDGTTRGHAVNQITIDDFKRLDLRIAEILEAKAVAGADKLLELRIKIGPETRTLAAGIAPYYRPADLVGRKIVVVANLQPRKVRGVESQGMLLAASDGDQVILLTPEKDIPSGAAVS; translated from the coding sequence ATGGCGACCTACTACATCACGACGCCTATTTACTACGTGAACGACGTGCCGCACATCGGGCACGCCTACACCACCATTGCCGCCGACGTGGCGGCGCGGTTCAAGCGGCTAGCCGGGTACGACGTGTTCTTTCTCACCGGGACGGACGAGCACGGCGTCAACATCGCGCGTGTGGCGGAGCGTCACCAGGTCTCGCCGCAAGAGTGGACCAACAAGATCGCCGGCGAGTTCCAGACCCTCTGGCGCCGCCTCAACATCTCGAACGACGACTTCATCCGCACGACCGAGCCGCGGCACGCCCGGGTCGTGCAGGCCGTCTTCACGCGCCTCTACGAGCAGGGCGACATTTACAAGGGAACCTACGAGGGTTGGTACTGCGCGCCGTGCGAAGCCTACTACGCGGAGACCGAGTTGGGGCCGGGCCGGACCTGTCCCATCCACACGACGCGCCCGGTCGAGTGGACGTCCGAGGAATCCTACCTCTTCCGGCTCTCGAATTACCGCGACTGGCTCCTGGACTACATCGAAACACAGCCGTCCGCGGTCGCGCCCGAGGGCCCGCGCAGCGAGGTCCTATCGCTGCTGCGGTCGGGGCTCAAGGACATCGCGGTGAGCCGCACCACGTTCACCTGGGGCATCCCCGTCCCGTTCGACCCCCGGCACGTGATCTACGTCTGGATCGACGCGCTCACGAACTACATCACCGCGGCCGGCTACCTCGAGGAGCCGGAGCGGTTCGCGCGGTACTGGCCCGCCAACGTGCATCTCGTCGGCAAAGAGATCGTCCGCTTCCACGCGGTGATCTGGCCGATCATTCTGCACGCGGCGGGGATCGCGGTGCCGAAGCAGACGTTTGCGCACGGGTGGCTGACGTTCGGAGGCCAGAAGTTCAGCAAGTCGCTCGGCACGGTGCTGGATCCCTACGCGCTGGCGCAGGAGCTCGCGGCCGAATCCGGGGCGGAGCTCGGCGTGGCCGTCGACGCGATCCGGTACTTCCTGCTCCGGGAGATCCCCTTCGGCGCCGACGGGGATTTTTCCAAGCCGGCGCTCGTCCACCGCTTCAACGCGGACCTCGCGAACGACTACGGCAATCTGTTGAACCGGACGCTGCCGCTCGTCGAGCGCCACTTCGAGGGCCGGATCCCGCCGCGCGGCAGCGAGACGGCCCCGGACGCCGCGCTGCGCGAGACCACCGCCGGGGTCGTCGCGCAGCTGGACGGCTTGATCGATCGTCTCGACTTTCGCGGCGCGCTCGAGGCGATCTGGGGGATCCTGGCCGCGGCGAACACCTACCTCGATCGCGAGGCGCCGTGGCGGGAGATCGGCGCCGGCCACGTCGAGCGCGCCGGCACCATCGTCTATAACACGCTCGAGGCCGGCCGGATCGCGACGGTGCTCCTCTCGCCGTGGCTGCCGGCCGCGGGGCAGCGGGCGTGGGAGCAACTGGGGCTCGAGTCGTCGCCCGCCGCGCAGCGTCTCCCCGCGACAGGCCGGTGGGGCGGGCTGCGGGCCGGGGCCCGGGTGCGGCCCGGTACGCCGATCTTTCCGAGGATCGAGACCAGGGCCGCGGCGAAATCGGAATCACCCGCGAACCGCAAGAGCACTACCGCGCCGGCGGCCCCACCGCCGGCGGCGGCGGGAGAGGCCGCGGGCACAGACGGGACGACGAGGGGGCACGCGGTGAACCAGATCACGATCGACGACTTCAAGAGGCTCGACCTCCGGATCGCGGAGATTCTCGAGGCCAAGGCCGTGGCGGGCGCGGACAAACTGCTGGAACTGCGGATCAAGATCGGCCCGGAGACGCGAACCCTCGCCGCCGGCATCGCGCCGTACTACCGCCCGGCCGACCTGGTCGGGCGCAAGATCGTCGTCGTCGCCAACCTTCAGCCGCGTAAAGTCCGCGGCGTGGAATCGCAGGGCATGCTGCTCGCGGCCAGCGACGGGGATCAGGTCATCCTTCTCACCCCGGAGAAGGACATCCCGAGCGGAGCCGCGGTGTCGTGA
- a CDS encoding type II secretion system F family protein: RAQCRQIAADAPRRGGRRDARDGGPPRRSRAADARALQRALPDALDTLALCLRAGLSLHAAVAEYARSATGVAGQAFRGYLAELAVGRTPEEALADLARRFPGDEVAGMAAAVAQSLRIGAPLADVFEAQAAHARSVALHGAREAAQKLSTHLVLPLVLFFFPVVFLIGLGPVAIKVAQLLGLLP; the protein is encoded by the coding sequence TGCGCGCCCAGTGCCGGCAGATCGCCGCGGATGCGCCCCGGCGCGGGGGACGCCGGGACGCGCGGGACGGCGGGCCGCCGCGCCGCTCCCGTGCGGCAGATGCGCGGGCGTTGCAGAGGGCGCTGCCCGACGCGCTCGATACGCTCGCCCTCTGTCTGCGCGCCGGCCTGAGCCTGCACGCCGCCGTAGCAGAGTATGCCCGGTCCGCCACCGGGGTCGCCGGTCAGGCGTTTCGCGGATACCTGGCCGAGCTCGCGGTCGGCAGGACGCCGGAGGAGGCGCTCGCGGACCTCGCGCGCCGCTTCCCCGGCGACGAAGTCGCGGGGATGGCAGCCGCCGTCGCGCAGAGTCTGCGGATCGGCGCCCCGCTGGCCGACGTTTTCGAGGCCCAGGCGGCGCACGCCCGGAGCGTCGCGCTGCACGGCGCGCGCGAAGCCGCGCAGAAGCTGTCAACGCACCTCGTGCTGCCGCTGGTCTTGTTTTTCTTTCCCGTGGTGTTTTTGATCGGCTTGGGGCCGGTCGCCATCAAGGTCGCCCAACTCCTCGGCCTGCTGCCCTGA
- a CDS encoding amidohydrolase/deacetylase family metallohydrolase, which yields MTARYDLLLAGGTVLDPAAGTRASTNVAFAGGYVAAVDPGLRPADAAETVDCAGLLVAPGMIDLHVHVFSGVSHYGVEPDPHCVAKGVTTAVDAGSAGADTFPGFRKYVIDVAATRLFARLNISSMGMLSAAVGELDDLRYASVPKAVATIEQHRDVILGIKVRLTRNQIVSRAAGMEPLYLARDAADAVHLPIMVHPQEAWCESLDDILAVMRGGDMLTHCFHGLSHGILDDGGRVRRSVHAAMERGVILDVGHGRGSFSWQVAERAMRQGVQPQTISSDLHAYNINGPAFDLATTVSKFLHLGLPLEDALRKVTATPAQTLGMARQIGTLRVGAWGDAVAFELREGQFALEDSHGEVRTGRQRLVPTTVVRGGNVYRETAGVPSSPPRRLAGDPG from the coding sequence ATGACCGCACGGTACGATCTGCTGCTTGCGGGGGGGACCGTCCTGGATCCGGCCGCGGGGACGCGGGCCTCGACCAACGTCGCGTTTGCCGGCGGGTACGTCGCCGCAGTCGACCCCGGGCTCCGGCCGGCCGACGCGGCCGAGACCGTCGACTGCGCGGGGCTTCTCGTCGCGCCGGGGATGATCGATCTCCACGTGCACGTCTTCTCCGGCGTGAGCCATTACGGCGTCGAGCCCGATCCGCACTGCGTCGCGAAGGGCGTGACAACGGCGGTCGACGCCGGGTCGGCGGGGGCCGATACCTTCCCGGGCTTCCGCAAGTACGTCATCGACGTCGCGGCGACCCGGCTGTTCGCGCGGCTCAACATCTCCTCGATGGGCATGCTGAGCGCCGCCGTGGGCGAGCTCGACGACCTCCGGTACGCGAGCGTGCCCAAGGCGGTCGCAACGATCGAGCAGCACCGCGACGTCATCCTCGGCATCAAGGTGCGCCTGACCCGGAACCAGATCGTGAGCCGGGCCGCCGGCATGGAGCCGCTGTACCTGGCCCGGGACGCGGCCGACGCCGTGCACCTGCCGATCATGGTGCACCCGCAGGAGGCGTGGTGCGAGTCGCTCGACGATATCCTCGCGGTGATGCGCGGCGGCGACATGCTGACGCATTGCTTCCACGGCCTATCGCACGGCATCCTGGACGACGGCGGCAGGGTCCGCCGGTCGGTGCACGCGGCGATGGAGCGTGGAGTGATCTTGGACGTGGGCCACGGACGCGGCAGCTTCAGCTGGCAGGTCGCGGAGCGCGCGATGCGCCAGGGCGTGCAGCCGCAGACGATCTCGAGCGACCTGCACGCCTACAACATCAACGGCCCCGCTTTTGACCTCGCCACGACCGTCAGCAAGTTCCTGCACCTCGGCCTGCCGCTCGAAGATGCGCTTCGCAAGGTGACGGCCACGCCGGCGCAGACGCTGGGCATGGCACGCCAAATCGGCACGCTCCGCGTAGGCGCCTGGGGCGACGCGGTCGCCTTCGAGTTGCGGGAGGGACAGTTCGCGCTGGAGGACTCCCACGGCGAGGTCCGGACCGGCCGGCAGCGCCTCGTGCCCACGACCGTCGTGCGCGGCGGCAATGTGTACCGCGAGACGGCCGGGGTCCCATCATCACCACCACGTCGGCTAGCCGGCGACCCGGGCTAA
- a CDS encoding ABC transporter substrate-binding protein encodes MKKRISAVLATALLGVSLLGGTRGDAARALSFVLDTTPNRATEAQAIAAQLGRAGITAQVRAWQLSVLIAQVRAGQRAAYTTDWGSAYFDPYDLAVPKFVTQARGNFSFYSNPAVDHDMAVASGTPNDAQRQAAYYDAQRRIYADAPWAFGYVLQNIEAQSSAVAGWVPAADNSETMYPASVRGGDTIIVGMRNDSIAPLDPGIPPNDREAVLRNIYDGLVGHSPDGKVVPQLATSWRKVGPAVYDFTLRPGVKFQNGDPVTADDVVFTFQRVLTPGAISGVSTTRKDLLGPILRVQKRDDSHVRFVYGASFPEALMLQSLVHFQVVPQKYTQQAGEAGFIAKPVGAGPFRFVRGALNSEIVLERYDGYWAGPAKLRQVIFRMIPEPSGRIAALLSGEVQIIQEVPPDLVDRLKASPNVQVKTAEGTRSYEIEFNTKADPFTDPRVRQAVNYAINWAPILRDIYHGYGTRLSTAFLPNGFGYDPSLKPYPYDPMKARELLKQAGY; translated from the coding sequence ATGAAGAAACGGATCTCCGCCGTGCTGGCCACGGCGCTGCTCGGCGTCTCGCTCCTCGGCGGGACGCGCGGCGACGCGGCCCGGGCGCTGTCGTTCGTCCTGGACACGACGCCGAACCGAGCCACGGAAGCCCAGGCGATCGCCGCGCAACTGGGCCGGGCCGGGATCACCGCGCAGGTGCGCGCGTGGCAGCTGTCGGTGCTGATCGCGCAGGTCCGGGCCGGGCAGCGGGCCGCCTACACGACCGACTGGGGGAGCGCCTACTTCGATCCCTACGATCTCGCCGTGCCGAAGTTTGTGACCCAAGCACGCGGCAATTTCTCGTTCTACTCGAACCCCGCGGTGGATCACGACATGGCGGTGGCCTCCGGCACCCCGAACGACGCGCAGCGGCAGGCCGCGTACTACGACGCCCAGCGGAGGATCTACGCCGACGCGCCCTGGGCGTTCGGATACGTGCTGCAGAACATCGAGGCGCAGTCCTCCGCGGTGGCCGGTTGGGTCCCGGCGGCCGACAACAGCGAGACGATGTATCCGGCGAGCGTGCGGGGCGGCGATACGATCATCGTCGGCATGCGCAACGACTCGATCGCGCCGCTCGATCCGGGCATTCCCCCGAACGACCGGGAAGCGGTGCTGCGCAACATCTACGACGGACTGGTGGGCCACAGCCCGGACGGAAAGGTCGTCCCGCAGCTTGCCACGTCGTGGCGCAAGGTCGGGCCGGCGGTGTACGACTTCACGCTTCGTCCCGGCGTCAAATTCCAAAACGGTGATCCGGTCACCGCCGACGACGTCGTCTTCACGTTTCAGCGGGTGTTGACGCCCGGCGCGATCAGCGGCGTCTCCACCACGCGGAAGGATCTGCTCGGACCGATCCTCCGCGTGCAGAAACGGGACGACTCGCACGTGCGGTTCGTCTACGGCGCCTCGTTTCCGGAGGCGCTCATGCTGCAGTCGCTCGTCCACTTCCAGGTCGTGCCGCAGAAGTACACGCAGCAGGCCGGCGAGGCCGGATTCATCGCGAAGCCGGTCGGTGCCGGCCCGTTCCGGTTCGTGCGGGGCGCCCTCAACTCCGAGATCGTCCTCGAGCGTTACGACGGCTACTGGGCCGGCCCGGCGAAACTGCGGCAGGTCATCTTCCGGATGATCCCGGAGCCGTCCGGCCGGATCGCGGCGCTGCTGTCCGGCGAGGTGCAGATCATCCAGGAAGTACCGCCGGATCTCGTGGACCGCCTGAAGGCGAGCCCGAACGTGCAGGTGAAGACCGCCGAGGGCACGCGCTCCTACGAGATCGAGTTCAACACCAAGGCGGACCCGTTCACCGATCCGCGGGTGCGGCAGGCAGTGAACTACGCGATCAACTGGGCCCCGATCCTCCGCGACATCTACCACGGCTACGGGACGCGGCTCAGCACGGCGTTCCTGCCGAACGGCTTCGGGTACGACCCGTCGCTCAAACCGTATCCGTACGATCCGATGAAGGCGCGGGAACTCCTCAAGCAGGCGGGGTACTAA
- a CDS encoding GntR family transcriptional regulator, with amino-acid sequence MAQRPDVARHGRKMGPGVYARGRGPLYRQLLGSINARIRKGDWGAGGQLPSERDLSEQFGVSRSTVRQALEHLARAGLLKKIQGRGTFVAAHGPITQPLGRVTAFREALAAQGMIPGLRVVSRTQEPGDVVLSRLLGIPPDTPLLHLVCLGLGDDEPLAIYRSYFPAAKAAETVEIFCRAAASGRPRMLSELYAERTGLPELRAEQTFEVRLATAEEAALLSLDRPAAVFNVTSLISAPGGEPVEYRRTVYRGDRYKFNIERLAHIVA; translated from the coding sequence GTGGCGCAGCGTCCGGACGTCGCGAGGCACGGGCGGAAGATGGGCCCGGGTGTCTACGCCCGAGGCCGCGGACCCCTCTACCGGCAGCTGCTCGGATCCATCAACGCCAGGATCCGCAAGGGCGATTGGGGCGCCGGCGGACAGCTGCCCTCAGAGCGCGATCTTTCCGAGCAGTTCGGTGTCAGCCGGTCGACGGTCCGGCAGGCCCTCGAGCATCTCGCGCGCGCGGGGCTGCTCAAGAAGATTCAAGGGCGCGGCACGTTCGTCGCGGCGCACGGGCCGATTACCCAGCCCCTCGGACGAGTCACGGCCTTTCGCGAGGCGCTCGCCGCGCAGGGCATGATCCCGGGACTGCGTGTCGTGAGCCGGACGCAGGAGCCGGGCGATGTGGTGTTGAGCCGGCTGCTCGGTATCCCGCCGGACACACCGCTGCTGCATCTCGTGTGTCTCGGGCTCGGGGACGACGAGCCGCTCGCCATCTACCGGAGTTATTTCCCCGCCGCCAAGGCGGCGGAGACCGTTGAGATCTTTTGCCGGGCCGCGGCCTCCGGGAGGCCGCGGATGCTCTCGGAACTCTACGCGGAGCGCACGGGCCTCCCCGAGCTGCGGGCCGAGCAGACGTTTGAAGTGCGTCTCGCGACCGCCGAGGAGGCCGCGCTGCTCTCGCTCGACCGGCCCGCGGCGGTCTTCAACGTGACCTCGCTGATCTCGGCACCCGGCGGTGAGCCGGTAGAGTACCGCCGCACCGTGTACCGCGGCGACCGGTACAAGTTCAACATCGAGCGCTTGGCCCACATCGTGGCGTGA